One genomic segment of Arachis duranensis cultivar V14167 chromosome 4, aradu.V14167.gnm2.J7QH, whole genome shotgun sequence includes these proteins:
- the LOC107486838 gene encoding mitochondrial import inner membrane translocase subunit Tim9-like gives MDKSIFNGMSDLPEEDKQRMSTMVDQLQIRDSLRMYNSLAERCFKDCVDTFYRKSLTRNEEACVLRCAKKFMRLSMQVGSRFSDLDQGAHTGVSQ, from the exons ATGGATAAGAGCATTTTTAATGGCATGTCTGATCTTCCTGAAGAGGATAAGCAACGAATGTCCACCATGGTAGACCAGCTACAAATTCGAGACag TCTAAGGATGTATAATTCATTAGCGGAGCGATGTTTCAAGGATTGTGTCGATACATTCTATCGGAAATCCCTAACCAGAAACGAGGAAGCGTGTGTTCTCAGGTGTGCCAAAAAATTCATGAGGCTTTCCATGCAAGTTGGTTCCAGATTTTCAGATCTTGACCAAGGTGCACATACTGGTGTCTCTCAATAG
- the LOC107486930 gene encoding uncharacterized protein LOC107486930, whose product MAVSLFSQLHLHPLLHGNNKISLSLQSQQRFHSPSKAVSIIQCCSSSSNHSIKLRTCKNCKSQFDPSLNHPLACRFHTAHFGGETKRKFESVYEGGTMNTPDSGKVFQYWHCCGSEDPFHPGCTSAPHSSYDD is encoded by the exons ATGGCTGTTTCCTTGTTCTCTCAGCTGCATCTGCATCCACTGCTTCATGGTAACAACAAAATCTCTTTGTCTCTGCAATCTCAACAAAGGTTTCATTCACCATCCAAGGCTGTTAGTATTATTCAGTGTTGCTCGAGTTCTTCAAACCACAGCATCAAGCTCAGAACTTGCAAGAACTGCAAATCTCAATTCGACCCTTCACTCAATCACCCTCTTGCTTGTCGCTTTCACACTGCCCATTTTGGTG GAGAAACTAAGAGGAAGTTTGAGAGTGTTTATGAAGGGGGCACCATGAACACTCCTGATTCCGGCAAAGTTTTTCAGTATTGGCATTGCTGCGGATCCGAAGATCCCTTCCATCCTGGCTGCACTTCTGCACCTCACTCCTCTTATGATGACTGA
- the LOC107486928 gene encoding uncharacterized protein LOC107486928, translating into MESLSPNNIFVQCRICHNEDEESHMETPCSCSGTLKYVHRNCVQRWCNEKGDTTCEICLKQFTPGYTVPPPPTSSFHDGGSPINFGWNYWETSRRVHNSNNQFVSMFGADNHEPDIEYSTPSTRSMICCRIVATIFLGLIVLRHTLQVILILSETEEYSLTVFMLLLLGILGILISIHTMIKANYYGPRTSIPDSSFPYFIT; encoded by the exons ATGGAATCGTTATCTCCTAATAATATATTCGTACAATGCCGAATATGTCACAATGAAGATGAAGAGTCACACATGGAAACACCATGTTCATGTTCTGGCACCCTCAAg TACGTACATAGAAATTGTGTTCAAAGATGGTGCAATGAGAAAGGCGATACTACCTGTGAGATTTGCCTAAAG CAATTTACACCCGGCTACACTGTACCCCCACCACCTACTTCCTCATTCCATGATGGTGGATCTCCAATAAATTTCGG ATGGAACTATTGGGAGACTTCAAGAAGAGTTCACAATAGCAATAATCAGTTTGTATCAATGTTTGGTGCTGATAATCATGAACCTGACATTGAATATTCAACACCATCTACAAGGTCCATGATATGCTGCCGCATAGTTGCCACTATT TTTCTTGGTCTTATTGTTTTAAGGCATACGCTTCAAGTTATACTGATACTCAGTGAAACAGAAGAGTATTCGTTGACAGTGTTTATG CTATTACTGTTGGGAATCCTTGGGATATTGATTTCGATACATACGATGATCAAAGCTAACTACTACGGCCCAAGGACTTCAATACCAG ATTCATCATTCCCTTATTTCATCACGTGA
- the LOC107486812 gene encoding eukaryotic translation initiation factor 5: MALQNIGAANSDDAFYRYKMPKMITKIEGRGNGIKTNIVNMVDIAKALARPASYTTKYFGCELGAQSKFDEKTGTSHVNGAHDTAKLAGLLENFIKKYVQCYGCGNPETDILITKSQMIQLKCAACGFVSDVDMRDKLTTFIIKNPPEAKKGSKDKKAMRRAEKERMKEGEMADEEQKKLKKEVKKKGSSSSKDGTVKSSKKKAGSSDEERVSPTHSQIDEKEEARDEDDDVQWQTDTSIDAARQRIQEQLSAVTADMVMLSTNEPEKKKKTESKGSENGDTVNYATVVREVKAYLKKGVAAKELQSHIAAFPVSAQEKMNALLEGLFDGVEKGFGKEATKRKNHLAAAVAGDDEGSQLLLLNAVEEFCYKKGSNALKEVALILKALYDVDLVEEEHVVHCQNRRKNENSLCSVQNIEDYDITFTYCYCPQFVDFLYCCVLLF; this comes from the coding sequence atggctCTGCAGAACATTGGTGCCGCAAATAGCGATGATGCCTTCTACAGGTATAAGATGCCTAAAATGATAACCAAGATTGAGGGCAGAGGTAATGGCATCAAAACCAATATTGTCAATATGGTTGACATTGCAAAAGCGTTGGCTAGGCCGGCATCTTACACCACCAAATATTTCGGTTGTGAGCTTGGAGCACAATCGAAATTCGATGAGAAAACCGGCACTTCTCATGTTAATGGAGCACATGATACTGCAAAACTTGCGGGCCTTCTTGAGAACTTCATTAAGAAATATGTCCAATGCTACGGTTGTGGAAATCCTGAAACTGATATTTTGATTACAAAGAGTCAAATGATCCAGCTGAAATGTGCTGCTTGTGGTTTTGTGTCTGATGTGGACATGAGGGACAAGCTGACTACCTTTATCATCAAGAACCCTCCCGAAGCAAAGAAAGGATCGAAAGACAAAAAGGCCATGAGGAGAGCTGAGAAGGAGAGGATGAAGGAAGGTGAAATGGCTGATGAGGAACAGAAGAAACTGAAGAAAGAGGTTAAGAAGAAAGGCTCTTCATCATCAAAGGATGGCACTGTAAAATCTAGTAAGAAGAAAGCAGGTAGCTCTGATGAGGAACGTGTATCTCCTACACACAGTCAAATTGATGAGAAAGAGGAGGCTcgtgatgaagatgatgatgttcAGTGGCAAACGGATACATCTATTGATGCTGCTCGTCAACGTATCCAAGAACAGTTAAGTGCTGTGACTGCTGATATGGTCATGCTCTCAACAAAtgagccagagaagaagaagaagacagaaaGCAAGGGTTCTGAGAATGGTGACACTGTGAACTATGCAACTGTGGTCAGGGAAGTGAAAGCATATTTGAAGAAAGGTGTTGCAGCGAAGGAATTGCAGTCACATATTGCTGCATTTCCTGTATCTGCTCAGGAGAAGATGAATGCACTTCTTGAAGGATTATTTGATGGCGTCGAGAAAGGGTTTGGAAaagaagctaccaagaggaagaatCACCTTGCTGCTGCAGTTGCTGGAGATGACGAGGGATCGCAGCTGTTATTGCTCAATGCTGTTGAGGAGTTCTGTTACAAGAAAGGTAGCAATGCATTGAAGGAGGTTGCCCTTATTCTGAAAGCCCTCTATGATGTTGATTTGGTGGAGGAAGAGCACGTCGTCCATTGTCAGAATCGGAGGAAGAATGAGAATAGTTTGTGCTCAGTTCAGAATATTGAAGATTATGATATCACATTTACTTACTGTTATTGTCCTCAGTTTGTTGATTTTCTTTACTGTTGTgtccttttattttga